In one Musa acuminata AAA Group cultivar baxijiao chromosome BXJ2-5, Cavendish_Baxijiao_AAA, whole genome shotgun sequence genomic region, the following are encoded:
- the LOC135612697 gene encoding inosine-5'-monophosphate dehydrogenase-like, which translates to MNGPRYELEDGFPATRLFAQGVSYTYDDVIVLPGYIDFPADAVNLSTRLSRRLPLSIPCVASPMDTVSEASMSVAMASLGGAAIVHCNAPPEDQAAIVRAAKARRIPFATDPVFFSPSDTVPDFGPAAYALVTESGTSKSRVVGVVAKSDWEGLADRAAAVSEYMRPAPASAPASYDLEKVASFLAGGGLEYAPLVAEDGEVVDLVTKGDVERIKGFPRLGVPSLGPDARFVIGAAIGTREADKERLEHLVKAGTNVVVVDSSQGNSIYQIEMIKHAKSTYPELDVIGGNVVTIPQAQNLIKAGADGLRVGMGSGSICTTQEVCAVGRGQATAVYKVASFAKDHDVPVIADGGISNSGHIVKALVLGASTVMMGSFLAGSGEAPGVYEYLNGRRVKKYRGMGSLEAMTKGSDARYLGDTLKLKVAQGVVGAVADKGSILKFIPYTMQAVKQGFQDLGASSLESAHDLLRSEVLRFEVRTGAAQAEGGVHGLVSYEKKSF; encoded by the exons ATGAACGGCCCTCGCTACGAGCTGGAAGACGGGTTCCCTGCGACGCGACTCTTTGCCCAGGGCGTCTCGTACACCTACGACGATGTCATCGTCCTCCCCGGTTACATCGACTTCCCCGCCGACGCCGTCAACCTCTCCACCCGCCTCTCCCGCCGCCTCCCCCTCTCCATCCCCTGTGTCGCCTCCCCCATGGACACCGTCTCTGAGGCCTCCATGTCCGTCGCCATGGCCTCCCTTGGCGGCGCTGCCATCGTCCACTGCAACGCCCCCCCCGAAGACCAGGCCGCCATTGTCCGCGCCGCAAAGGCCCGTCGCATCCCCTTTGCTACCGACCCCGTCTTCTTCTCGCCCTCCGACACCGTACCCGACTTCGGTCCCGCCGCTTACGCCCTCGTCACCGAGTCGGGTACCTCCAAATCGAGGGTTGTCGGCGTCGTCGCCAAGTCCGATTGGGAGGGCCTAGCGGACAGGGCCGCTGCTGTCTCCGAGTACATGAGGCCGGCGCCAGCGTCGGCCCCGGCGAGCTACGACTTGGAAAAGGTGGCGTCTTTCCTCGCCGGCGGGGGTTTGGAGTACGCTCCGCTGGTGGCGGAGGACGGGGAAGTGGTGGATCTGGTCACCAAGGGCGACGTGGAGAGGATCAAGGGATTCCCGAGGTTGGGAGTGCCATCCTTGGGACCTGATGCGCGGTTCGTGATAGGGGCGGCGATAGGAACCCGGGAGGCGGACAAGGAGAGGCTGGAACATCTGGTGAAGGCCGGGACGAACGTCGTGGTGGTGGACAGCTCGCAGGGGAACTCGATTTACCAGATCGAGATGATCAAGCATGCAAAGAGTACGTACCCGGAGTTGGATGTCATCGGAGGGAATGTTGTCACGATTCCGCAGGCTCAGAATCTGATCAAGGCCGGGGCTGATGGGTTGAGGGTGGGCATGGGATCGGGATCCATATGTACCACCCAGGAGGTCTGTGCTGTGGGCAGAGGACAG GCAACAGCAGTATACAAGGTTGCATCTTTTGCAAAGGACCATGATGTGCCTGTTATTGCTGATGGTGGGATTTCAAATTCTGGACACATCGTGAAAGCTTTGGTTTTAGGGGCTTCTACTGTGATGATGGGCAGTTTTCTAGCTGGTAGTGGTGAGGCTCCTGGTGTTTATGAGTATCTG AATGGTCGCCGAGTCAAGAAGTATCGGGGCATGGGCTCTTTAGAAGCTATGACAAAGGGTAGTGATGCCCGCTACTTGGGCGACACACTGAAGCTCAAGGTTGCTCAGGGAGTTGTTGGTGCTGTAGCTGACAAAGGCTCCATATTGAAGTTTATTCCTTACACCATGCAAGCTGTCAAGCAAGGATTTCAGGATCTTGGTGCATCATCTTTGGAGTCGGCTCATGATCTGTTACGTTCGGAGGTGCTAAGATTCGAG GTCCGAACAGGAGCTGCACAGGCGGAGGGAGGAGTGCAtggcttggtttcatacgaaaagaAATCCTTCTGA
- the LOC103985317 gene encoding transcription factor MYC2 — protein sequence MNLWADDNASMMEAFTDLQGFPWAATPTPSTPPLPTALDPGRALIGPATPAPPPTAYFNQETLQQRLQTLIDGAGENWTYGIFWQSSVDAASGASFLGWGDGYYKGCEEDKRKQRAASAASAAEQEHRKRVLRELNSLISGGGSSAQDETVEEEVTDTEWFFLVSMTQSFVNGDGLPGQALYDGAPSWVAGCDHLAAAPCERARQAQLFGIQTMVCAPVGSGVLELGSTNVILHSPEIMGKIRVLFNFGSPDSPSTAAASLIAPQSAAATPAADQGETDPSVLWLTEPSMVEIKDSVSPAPAAADISVTKLPIQLESNPSSTVHIENPASSMEIQKALYGHQQQIHQPQHQSSGSKPQSQPFFSKELNFSGFASNGSVAFHSVKPESGDILNFAGGKRNSSPVPVTGSVFSHHQAAAVADDKKNSKSTGTTSMVSNNDEGMLSFSSAPTRPPSNSQLKSSCGGGVLDGADSDQSDLEASVREVESIRVVEPEKRPRKRGRKPANGREEPLNHVEAERQRREKLNQRFYALRAVVPNVSKMDKASLLGDAVSYINELRSKLQATEADKEELQSQMEIIKKERESAPARPAPPPRYDVKMMKGCHGVEIDVKLLGSEAMIRLQSQKRNHPAARLMAALQDLDLEVHYASVSVVKDLMIQQATVQMSSRVYTQEQLNAALYSRLVAETPPFSR from the coding sequence ATGAACCTGTGGGCAGATGATAATGCCTCCATGATGGAGGCCTTCACCGATCTCCAGGGCTTCCCGTGGGCGGCTACTCCTACTCCGTCCACCCCACCCCTTCCCACAGCCTTGGATCCGGGGAGGGCCCTAATCGGCCCTGCCACTCCCGCTCCGCCTCCGACGGCGTACTTCAACCAGGAGACGCTCCAGCAGCGGCTGCAGACCCTGATCGATGGGGCGGGGGAGAACTGGACGTACGGCATATTCTGGCAGTCGTCGGTGGACGCCGCCTCCGGGGCGTCTTTCCTTGGGTGGGGCGACGGCTATTACAAGGGTTGCGAGGAGGACAAGCGGAAGCAGCGGGCCGCCAGCGCCGCCTCCGCTGCCGAGCAGGAGCACCGCAAGCGCGTTCTGCGGGAGCTCAACTCGCTCATCTCCGGCGGCGGGTCCTCGGCTCAGGACGAGACCGTCGAGGAGGAGGTCACTGACACCGAGTGGTTCTTCCTCGTCTCCATGACCCAGTCCTTCGTCAACGGCGACGGCCTGCCCGGCCAGGCTCTCTACGACGGCGCCCCCTCCTGGGTTGCCGGCTGCGACCATCTGGCTGCCGCGCCTTGCGAGCGCGCCCGCCAGGCCCAGCTGTTCGGTATCCAGACCATGGTCTGCGCCCCCGTCGGGTCCGGCGTGCTCGAGCTCGGATCCACCAACGTGATCCTCCACAGCCCCGAGATCATGGGCAAGATCCGCGTCCTCTTCAATTTCGGCTCCCCGGATTCGCCCTCCACTGCTGCCGCATCCTTGATCGCGCCGCAATCTGCAGCTGCGACCCCCGCTGCAGACCAGGGAGAGACGGATCCGTCGGTGCTCTGGCTAACAGAACCCTCCATGGTCGAGATCAAAGACTCCGTCTCCCCTGCACCGGCCGCCGCCGACATCTCCGTCACAAAACTCCCGATCCAACTCGAAAGCAACCCTAGCTCCACTGTCCACATCGAAAACCCTGCTTCTTCTATGGAGATCCAAAAAGCCCTCTACGGCCACCAGCAACAGATCCATCAACCGCAGCATCAGAGTAGCGGCAGTAAACCGCAGAGCCAACCTTTCTTCTCCAAAGAGTTAAATTTCTCCGGGTTCGCCTCGAACGGCTCCGTGGCTTTCCACTCGGTCAAGCCGGAGTCGGGGGACATCCTAAATTTCGCCGGTGGCAAGAGGAATTCCTCGCCGGTCCCTGTCACCGGCAGCGTCTTCTCCCACCACCAAGCCGCCGCTGTGGCAGACGACAAGAAGAACAGCAAATCCACGGGGACGACATCCATGGTGAGCAACAACGATGAGGGGATGCTCTCCTTCTCGTCGGCTCCCACAAGGCCGCCCTCCAATAGCCAACTGAAGTCTTCCTGTGGCGGCGGTGTCCTCGATGGTGCCGATTCAGATCAGTCGGACCTGGAGGCGTCGGTGCGCGAGGTGGAGAGCATCCGGGTGGTGGAACCGGAGAAGCGACCGAGGAAGCGGGGCCGTAAGCCTGCCAACGGTCGTGAGGAGCCTCTGAACCATGTAGAAGCCGAGCGGCAGCGCCGTGAGAAGCTCAATCAGAGGTTCTATGCGCTGCGTGCGGTAGTGCCCAACGTGTCCAAGATGGACAAAGCCTCCCTCCTGGGTGATGCCGTCTCATACATCAACGAGCTCCGGTCAAAGCTTCAAGCTACGGAAGCCGACAAGGAGGAGCTGCAGTCACAAATGGAGATCATCAAGAAGGAGCGCGAATCCGCCCCTGCCCGCCCAGCGCCGCCGCCTCGATACGACGTCAAGATGATGAAGGGATGCCATGGGGTGGAAATCGACGTGAAGTTACTGGGATCGGAGGCCATGATCCGATTGCAGAGTCAAAAACGGAATCACCCAGCCGCAAGGCTGATGGCTGCATTGCAGGACCTCGATCTCGAAGTGCATTACGCAAGCGTGTCCGTGGTGAAGGACCTCATGATCCAGCAGGCAACGGTGCAGATGTCTAGCAGGGTGTACACGCAGGAGCAGCTCAATGCCGCCCTTTACTCTAGACTGGTTGCCGAGACACCACCATTCAGCAGATAA